One part of the Ziziphus jujuba cultivar Dongzao chromosome 2, ASM3175591v1 genome encodes these proteins:
- the LOC107418432 gene encoding protein MODIFIER OF SNC1 1, whose product MASSMYSGDRRWKRGTLTPIGKIVVPKPINLPSQRLENHGLDPSVEIVPKGTLSWGSKSSSASNAWGSSSLSPTGGGTGSPTHLSGRPSSGSGTRPSTASSDRIHEPIANTSGQNSRPSSASGALATNQTSLTSLRPRSAETRPGSSQLSRFAEPSEHSVAWNAAGTAEKLGVMPPKNDEFSLTSGDFPTLGSAKENSGKNADSQDQRLHGRPGSSSGGGTTKERIETSVAGDASVHANAKSGTVNSWKRDNPPYSDDGGRPGMEKWQGNSQPYPNASVPSQHYDAWHGAPLNNPQGGVWFRGPPGGPPGGPGGPPYGNPVAPGGFPMEPFPYYRPQIPAAGLANPQPVPPPVAGPRGHHPMNGDMYRPHMPDAYMRPGMPIRPGFYHGPVPFEGYYNPPMGYCSSNERDVPFMGMAAGPSVYNRYSGQNTPEPGNSHGRSTGHGPANQTLIAEKVESGHPQDTRGPYKVLLKQHDGWDGKNEEQRSEGSGGDQPRASSWENNWRPDHRNDGERDLRKPALGEEASSQTFDDQCTSASVPAQVKSHGSAGNMKPVDDISVKKLETEALGLSKTHPLPAGAKDSSLIQKIEGLNAKARASDGRSDGTSISSGDRQLNKFQGNPKAHQTETAAHASHVSGISGGDKRLDATAGVRTTMSRRSTQGMQGKGDYHGRGRLNTQEADRWQNKCSNADSPVIPSTHLETSNVEHAHHTSVEATEKPASYPHGRGEGESVPPDLDSNDSQAQRAKMRELARQRTRQLQEEEEERTRKQLAKAHAKLEELNRRTHAVEGSTQKLENASSAIQSKQEESQTSGETVIAGRRYGPTKSALGSKLNNVAEFNEGSATRFEESPISSSEQFLDAPKSSRREHVMMHEQSVPLQREDTGANSAHHNFSSQVHESNSSKPRRMGFKQKQTNPSEKISTEKFVSAATSINEALKNQSDAADQVTVSLGVAVNEVVLTGDSSLPVNSNANADSSGHARKKNNRNGKNKHKVEDASPVAALPSSASKENIANTSVDGGKPKAAKFELDPSSFQLPTISKGADQSTDQHSSLPNEEIHGRVNNQWKPQQSRRMPRNPPVNRSTERSHGSDAVVWAPVRSQSKTEVTDEASPKNVVEAVSVAVKSDHQVQNNSKNKRAEMERYVPKPVAKEMAQQGSSHQPLAATINQTASDETTVRADTGSQGVDSPQSAGVAVGKAGYATESMNGSSRQNKQGKAHGSWWQRVSTESTSVQGLQDGPTNASNLGQYVQKSNEHSQRPDMSSVKEQPNSFDEWDTSDGWGISNTSNTVEPGSVTVIKDQGVIARGKRHAFKGHKSMGNNHDLVQKKNHGGDADKIYAQSSVSEMSQTDLPAASKENRGIGERLVSHWQPKSQAFSASNQRGNRHNGGQTFGDEINRTSRKESSTQDGVLPPMHKDTSEIAGQHHRGQSNSKRSNADETPDLGQSEAKRERKPAPRGRPHSPNQGPINQVEPAPVGLDARHEQQMASGFRRSGHQNSRFGRGQESRGDWNYSGQDNSQYNPPANRERQRHNSHYEYQPVGPYNKSNNSEGPKDGTHQNTGARVRDRERGQSHSRRGGGNF is encoded by the exons ATGGCCTCAAGTATGTATTCTGGAGACAGAAG GTGGAAAAGAGGTACCTTGACTCCTATTGGGAAAATTGTTGTGCCAAAGCCTATTAACCTACCTAGTCAAAG GCTAGAAAATCATGGTTTGGACCCTAGCGTGGAAATTGTTCCCAA GGGTACACTTAGCTGGGGAAGTAAATCCTCTTCTGCATCAAATGCATGGGGCTCATCCTCACTTTCTCCAACTGGTGGTGGTACTGGTTCACCAACTCATCTCAGCGGCCGTCCTTCATCTGGAAGTGGCACTCGACCATCAACTGCAAGCAGTGATAGAATTCATGAGCCCATTGCTAACACAAGTGGTCAGAATTCTAGGCCATCATCAGCTTCTGGGGCATTGGCAACAAATCAGACATCACTGACTTCCTTGCGTCCTCGCAGTGCTGAAACAAGACCTGGTAGTTCGCAATTATCACGGTTTGCTGAACCCTCTGAACATTCAGTGGCATGGAATGCTGCTGGAACTGCTGAAAAATTG GGAGTGATGCCGCCCAAGAATGATGAGTTTTCACTTACTTCCGGAGACTTTCCAACACTTGGTTCTGCAAAAGAGAATTCTGGAAAGAATGCCGACTCACAAG ATCAGAGGTTGCACGGTCGTCCTGGCTCATCTTCTGGTGGAGGAACAACAAAAGAGAGGATTGAGACTTCCGTAGCTG GTGATGCTTCTGTACATGCAAATGCAAAGAGTGGCACAGTCAATTCTTGGAAAAGAGACAATCCACCATACAGCGATGATGGAGGTAGACCTGGTATGGAGAAGTGGCAGGGAAATTCCCAACCGTACCCTAATGCTAGTGTACCTTCGCAGCATTATGATGCTTGGCATGGTGCTCCACTAAACAATCCTCAAGGAGGTGTTTGGTTTAGGGGGCCCCCAGGAGGGCCTCCTGGAGGGCCAGGAGGTCCCCCATATGGAAACCCAGTTGCTCCTGGTGGATTTCCTATGGAACCATTTCCATATTATCGTCCACAGATTCCAGCTGCCGGTCTTGCCAACCCACAGCCAGTTCCCCCACCTGTAGCTGGTCCAAGAGGACACCACCCTATGAATGGAGATATGTACAGACCTCATATGCCTGATGCTTATATGCGCCCAGGAATGCCAATTAGACCTGGTTTTTACCATGGTCCAGTGCCTTTTGAGGGATATTACAATCCTCCAATGGGCTACTGCAGTTCAAATGAAAGAGATGTTCCATTTATGGGAATGGCAGCTGGTCCCTCTGTTTATAATAGGTACTCAGGTCAAAATACTCCTGAGCCTGGTAATTCCCATGGCAGATCCACTGGACATGGCCCTGCCAACCAAACTTTGATAGCAGAAAAAGTGGAATCTGGTCATCCACAGGATACTCGAGGGCCATACAAAGTTCTTCTGAAGCAGCATGATGGTTGGGATGGAAAGAATGAGGAACAAAGAAGTGAAGGCTCTGGAGGGGACCAACCAAGAGCATCGTCCTGGGAGAACAATTGGAGGCCAGATCACAGGAACGATGGGGAGAGGGATTTAAGAAAACCAGCACTTGGTGAGGAAGCTTCTTCTCAGACTTTTGATGACCAATGTACTTCTGCTTCTGTTCCTGCCCAAGTAAAATCTCATGGAAGTGCAGGGAACATGAAGCCTGTTGATGACATTTCTGTAAAGAAATTGGAAACTGAAGCACTTGGTTTGTCAAAAACACATCCACTCCCAGCTGGTGCGAAAGATTCCAGTCTGATCCAAAAGATAGAGGGATTAAATGCAAAAGCACGTGCCTCTGATGGGCGAAGTGATGGCACATCTATTTCAAGTGGGGACCGGCAACTCAATAAATTTCAGGGTAATCCAAAAGCTCATCAGACTGAAACTGCCGCTCATGCTTCCCATGTAAGTGGCATTTCTGGTGGAGATAAGCGTCTTGATGCAACTGCTGGCGTGAGAACAACCATGTCCAG GAGATCTACACAAGGTATGCAAGGCAAAGGTGATTATCATGGCAGAGGAAGATTAAATACCCAAGAGGCTGACAGGTGGCAAAATAAATGCTCAAACGCAGATTCTCCGGTAATTCCATCTACGCATTTGGAAACTTCTAATGTTGAGCATGCTCACCATACATCTGTAGAGGCTACTGAGAAGCCAGCGTCATATCCTCATGGTAGAGGAGAGGGAGAATCTGTGCCTCCAGATTTGGACTCCAATGATAGCCAGGCACAG CGTGCTAAGATGAGGGAGCTAGCCAGGCAACGTACTAGACAACTACAGGAGGAAGAGGAGGAGCGGACTAGAAAGCAGTTGGCCAAGGCTCATGCGAAATTGGAAGAGTTGAACAGGCGTACACATGCCGTGGAAGGGTCAACTCAGAAGTTGGAAAATGCTTCAAGTGCAATACAGAGTAAGCAAGAAGAATCTCAAACTTCTGGTGAGACGGTGATTGCTGGTAGGAGATATGGGCCTACAAAGTCAGCATTAGGTTCTAAACTGAATAATGTTGCTGAGTTTAATGAAGGCAGTGCCACCAGATTTGAAGAGTCCCCCATTTCATCGAGTGAACAGTTTCTGGATGCACCAAAGAGTAGTCGCAGGGAACATGTTATGATGCATGAACAATCTGTGCCCTTGCAGCGGGAGGATACAGGAGCTAATAGTGCTCATCATAATTTTTCTTCCCAAGTTCATGAAAGTAACTCCTCCAAGCCAAGGCGTATGGGATTCAAACAGAAGCAGACCAATCCATCAGAAAAGATTTCTACTGAGAAGTTTGTTTCTGCCGCAACTAGTATAAATGAGGCGCTAAAAAATCAGTCAGATGCAGCAGATCAAGTCACGGTCTCTCTTGGAGTTGCAGTTAATGAAGTTGTCTTGACTGGTGACTCAAGCTTGCCTGTTAATTCAAATGCCAATGCTGATTCATCTGGACAtgctagaaagaaaaataacaggAATGGCAAGAACAAGCACAAAGTGGAAGATGCATCGCCAGTGGCTGCATTGCCATCATCAGCatcaaaagaaaatattgcAAACACTTCTGTTGATGGTGGTAAGCCAAAGGCAGCTAAGTTTGAGTTGGATCCTAGCTCATTTCAGTTACCAACTATATCTAAAGGTGCAGATCAGTCTACAGATCAACATTCATCTTTACCGAATGAGGAAATTCATGGTAGAGTAAATAACCAGTGGAAACCTCAGCAGTCTCGCAGGATGCCTAGAAATCCACCAGTTAATAGATCCACAGAGAGGTCACATGGCAGTGATGCTGTTGTCTGGGCGCCTGTGAGGTCACAGAGCAAAACTGAGGTCACTGATGAAGCCAGTCCTAAAAATGTAGTTGAGGCTGTTAGTGTTGCTGTAAAATCTGATCATCAAGTGCAGAATAATTCTAAAAATAAGAGAGCAGAAATGGAGAGATACGTTCCAAAACCTGTAGCCAAAGAAATGGCACAGCAGGGAAGTAGTCATCAACCTCTGGCTGCTACAATCAATCAGACTGCAAGTGATGAGACCACTGTGAGAGCAGATACTGGTTCCCAAGGTGTTGATAGTCCCCAGTCTGCTGGAGTGGCTGTTGGGAAAGCAGGGTATGCCACAGAATCCATGAATGGGAGTAGCCGGCAGAATAAGCAGGGAAAAGCACACGGATCATGGTGGCAACGAGTATCAACAGAATCAACCAGCGTGCAAGGGTTGCAAGATGGACCCACAAATGCTTCAAATCTTGGACAGTATGTTCAAAAGTCTAATGAGCATTCCCAAAGACCTGATATGAGCTCAGTGAAAGAGCAACCAAATAGTTTTGATGAATGGGATACTTCTGATGGTTGGGGCATTTCCAACACCTCTAACACTGTGGAACCAGGCTCAGTAACTGTGATAAAGGATCAGGGAGTAATAGCAAGGGGAAAGCGCCATGCATTCAAAGGACACAAAAGCATGGGAAATAATCACGATCTagttcaaaagaaaaatcatggtGGGGATGCCGATAAAATTTATGCTCAATCTTCAGTTTCTGAGATGAGTCAAACAGACCTACCTGCTGCTTCAAAAGAAAATCGAGGTATTGGAGAACGTTTAGTGTCTCATTGGCAACCCAAATCTCAGGCATTTTCAGCTAGTAATCAACGGGGAAACAGGCATAATGGTGGTCAAACTTTTGGAGATGAAATTAATCGCACTAGCAGGAAAGAGTCCAGTACCCAGGATGGGGTGCTTCCACCAATGCACAAGGATACTAGTGAAATTGCGGGCCAGCATCACCGTGGTCAATCAAACTCTAAAAGAAGCAATGCCGACGAAACACCAGATCTGGGGCAATCAGAGGCTAAGAGGGAAAGAAAACCGGCACCTAGGGGACGTCCCCATTCCCCAAACCAAGGTCCTATCAACCAAGTTGAACCAGCACCAGTGGGTTTGGATGCTAGACATGAGCAACAAATGGCCTCTGGATTCCGTAGAAGTGGACACCAGAACAGCCGTTTCGGCAGAGGTCAAGAGTCTCGTGGGGACTGGAATTATTCTGGACAAGATAATAGTCAATATAATCCACCTGCCAACCGGGAAAGGCAAAGGCACAATTCCCATTACGAGTACCAACCAGTTGGGCCATACAACAAGTCCAACAACTCTGAGGGACCTAAAGATGGTACTCATCAGAACACTGGTGCAAGGGTAAGGGACAGGGAGAGAGGCCAGAGTCACTCCAGACGTGGTGGGGGAAATTTTTAA